The Candidatus Nanohalovita haloferacivicina region GGAGGACCAGAGGTCAACGACCTGACAGCTGATCTAGCTGACGAAGGACAGACCTGGAACTCCACTCAGTACGAGAACAACCAAGGCGTAGGCGTCCTAGACCTAGTCAACGACGCTTTCGACGAAGGTTACTCTGCACTTGTAGTTGCAGGATGGAATGCTGAAGACACAAGCGCTGCAGCAGACTACCTAGTTAACTACAACGCAGACACAGACACAGCTCTAGAAGGTAAGACGACCGCACAGGTCAACACCGACACAAACGAGCTAGTAGAGTAAGACATTTTCCTTTGAGGCCTTAACAGGCCTCTTCTTTTCTTTATTTTACATAGATTATTTCTTGAGCAAGTTACGCAGAAACTTTCTGTTGCCACGTAAAAGTTAAAAGAATTGTAGCGTGTTGTATGTTTTGGACAACAATGGTGAGCATGTATTGAGTGACGGCCAATCAAGAGACCTGAAACTGGCAGATAACTATAATTCCGAGATTGAGGCCGCAAGCTACATGCAGATTCCTAATGGTTACGGCGAGCATGTAAGAAGAATTACTGAGGCCGCCTATGATACAGCCTCCAGACTTAGAAGAAAGGTTATAGAGAAAAGGAGTTTTGAAGAAATAGATAATCCTGAGCTTCTTGATGTTGAAATCAGAAACTTGGCGTTGAATGGTCTTCAGGCAGCCATAGAAGATGCCTCCACGCATATCGAACAGGCCCGAGAATACGAGACAGAGATAGGTACAGATTACTGGTTCGGCGAGTCTAACGATTTTGAATGGACTCTTTCCAGAGATGCACGGCCTGAAAAAGAGGAGAACTTCCTTGAAAACTACAGAATTGCTGAAGGCCATTACAGAAGTATTTTCGAAGCTCTTGATCAGGAGGTCGAAGGCCAGAATGTTGTAGAGTTTCTTGAAGAAAAGTACGACATCAACTTGAACAACATACTGCCCGAGGTTGCAGAACCTAGAATGAACAGGAGATGAAATAATGAGCGAGAAAACACCAGCACTACCAGAAGGACAAACACACACGAATTTCAACGCCCCTCTTGAAGAGTTAAGGCCTAATCAGGGAAAAGATCTGGCTCTTTATGCGGAGGCCGTCTGCAATACTATCGATCACATGTACCAGAAAGCCATTGATAAGCGCAATTATGAAAGAAGAGGTATCCAAGATGGAGAGCTGGATAAGGAACTTGTGCATCTTCTTGCTCAGGACGTTCCTGAGGCAGTTGAGGAGCTTGGTGATAGACTTGAAGAGGCACGTGACATCGAGGAAAATATTCAGGGCCGTACACCAGATACAATCGATTATTCAGATAATAGGGCTGAAAAGTTTCTTGAGAACTACCGTGAAGCAGAAGGCCTTTACCGCGAGGCTTTCAAGTTGATGGGTCGAGAAATCGGAGGCCAGAGTCTTGCAGAGTTTCTGGATGACCAGTACAGGATTGGCCTCTTGGATAACTTCAAAGAAGTCCCTGATCCTCGACCCGATCACAGGTAAAACCTGATTTATAAAGTTTGTTTTCTGTTTCTTGATATACCGAAAAGTGGCGCCAGCTCTTTTGCTGGAGTTTGAAAGGCCGCGAGGTGCATAAACAATGGATAAACACGCAGACCCAACCAACAGTGTACTCCTTGAGACTATTGAAATGCTCGAGGAGCAAGAAGCTGCTATCTGGAATCAGGTAGCTGAAAATCTTGGAAAAGTTAATCGTAGACGCGCAGAAGTCAATATTTCTGATATTGACCGTGTTGCAGAAGACGGAGACACAATCGTTGTCCCCGGAAAAGTTCTTGGAACAGGCCGACTCACAAAAGATGTTGACGTCGCAGCCTTCCAGGCAAGCAACGGCGCAAAGAAGAAGATCATGGAGAACGGAGATTTCATGTTCATCCAGGATCTTGTAGAAGACAACCCTGAAGGAACAGAGGTGAGAATTGTAAAATGAAAGTAATCAGTGCAGAAGGAAAAATTCTAGGCCGTCTAGCATCAAAGATCGCATCAATGGCAAAAGACGGAGAAACAGTAAGAGTAGTCAAATCAGAAGACGTAGTAATCTCAGGAGACAAAGACAAGATCTTCGCAGACTACAAACAGAAGAAAGATAGAGGAGCACGAGACAGAGGCCCTTACTTCCCGAAAAGACCTGACAGAATTCTTAAGAGAACCGTTAAAGGAATGCTTCCAAGCAATCCTTCCGGAAGAGAAGCTCTTGACAACGTAAGAACTTACCTGGACGTTCCAGAAGAATTTGAGGACTATGAGGAAGTTGACGTTAAGGAAGGAGACGATCTTCTTAACAGGAATTATGTAAAGCTTGGCGAAGTATCCAAACATATCGGATGGAAAGGAAAACGGGGTGTTAATCAATAATGACAGTTACAAGCACAGGAAAGCGTAAGACCGCAAAGGCACGCGCAACAGTTGAAGAAGGAGAAGGCACCCTTCGAATCAACTCCAGGCCTCTGCATGTTCAGCAGAAGGCTATCAAGGAGCGAGTAAAGGAGCCTCTCATCATCGCAGGCGAAGAAATCTACGGAGACCTGAATATTCAAGTTACCAGTGAAGGTGGCGGAATTCAGGGACAGGCCGAAGCCATCAGAATGGCTATTGCTAGAGGCCTTGTAGAGTACACTGACAGCGATGATCTTGAGAGAGACTTCAGAGACTATGATAGAAACATGATGGTTGAGGATCCGAGAAGAACCGAGACCAGAAAACCATCACAGTCGAGCAAAGGAGCTCGACACAAACAGCAGAAATCCTACCGTTAACCCGGTACCTTTTTCTGCTATCTTTCAAGAGGTGTCAATACAACAATGCAATTTCCAGTAAGATGTCTCAGTTGCGGCAAAGTAATCAGCCAGCACTGGGAAGAGTACGAGGAACGTACCGAAGAAGGCGAGGACCCAGGAGAGGTACTCGACGATCTCGGAATCGAGAAGTACTGCTGTAGAACAATGTTCATCGGCCACGTCGACACAATAGACGAAGTCGCAGAACACAAAATTACCTAATCACATATCCTCTCTTTTCTTTTCATCCTCTTCTTCAATCCACCTAACATAACCCGTAATGCCGACTACCGCCACAGTAGCGTAGACAAACGCAGCCATAAACCCTGTTCTCACAGAGTAATTCAAGACGACATACGCAGTAAGGCCGTAAGTCAGTATTTTACCAACGTTAAGGAAGAACTCTCTGAAAGCATAGAACTCCAGAATATCTTCATCCTCAGCCACGTCAGCATAGATAGAGTAAAGAGGAACATAGTAAATCATAAAGAAAAGGCCGGCAAGGAACGAGACTCCAAAGGCCTGTGTCGCAGTCTGGACAAACGCTCGAGCCACATAGACTCCTGCGGCAAGCAGCAGACCGGAGGCCATCAGTTTCTTCTTGTCAAACCTTCCCGAGATACGGCCTATCGTCAGGGCAAACACGATCGACCCTACTGATGCAATACTTTTTGCGCCACCAGCATTCATCTCCCCACCTACAACATAGTAGACAAAAAGCGGGAACAGTATTGCGCCAGCAGCAATATCAGCACCTCTCAAAATGAAGAGGCCTGCAAACTTTCTGTGCTCCGAATCAAAAAGAGACTTGATATCGTACTCCAGAGGATCCCTGTGATCCTTCGACGCGAACAGAGGAATAGCAGACAGAACAAGTATTCCAATAGAGGCCGTTACCAGTGCATGGAAACCGTAGGCTGCCATGATAAATCCTCCTGCAAGAGGCGCAATGGCTTGAGAAATCTTCGGCAAACCTATCAGTCTTCCTGAGGCCTTTCCACGATCGCCGTCTTCAGTGTCTGTAGCGAACTCAGCGTGAAGAGAGATCCAGTGAAAAGCGTTTCCAAAACCATAGGCTACAGCAGCTGATACTACTAGGGTCGGTGATAGACTGAAGCTTCTCAAAGATAGGAAGGCCGGCAGATAGAAAAAGTATGAAAGTATCAGGCTGTGCTTGAACCCTATATTAGCTATAATGTATGAGGCCGGTATGCATGCCAGGCCGAAGGCCGCTGTCGCAACAAGAATATAGTTAAAGACCCAGTTGATCTGCATGCCGTTGGAGGCAATGTAGATCGGGATGAAGATGCCTATCAGGCTGAGAACAAACCTGTGAAGTAGTTCGTACGCGTAAATTTGATCTACTTCTACGGCCCGGAATCTTCCAAACATGCTATGCATTTTGTGTCCTCAAGCATCTTTGCGATCACCTGGTTTTTATTTCAATGGCGTGAAAGCCAGCCAGCATAGAACGCAATCAAGAATGTCGCGGCCGCCGCCAGATGGAAGGTAGTCCTCAGGGCCCCAAGTGCTGAGGTCTTGATCAGGTAAATACCCAGTAGCAACGTGGCTATACGGCCCAGTGCAAGGAATACCTCCCTGAAAGCGTAGAACTCAAGGATATCCTCTTTCTCAGCGAGATCGGCAAGATCCGAGAAAACAGGTATGAAGTATATCATCATGATTAGGCCTGCGGTAAAGGATACAAGGTAGGCCTGTAAGGATGTTTCAACCAGTGCGCGTGCCGAGAAAAGAGCTGCGGAGATTACTGTGCCGACTATGATAAGTTTTTTCTCATCTACCCTGTCGGTGATACGGCCAACTGACACGGCGAATACAACCGAGCCCAAGCTGGCAAGCGATCCGACAATTCCTGCATCTAGAGATCCTCCTGCAATATAGAAAATGTAGATCGGGAACAGGTATTTTCCGGTAGCAGAGCCAATCCCTCTCAAAAAGAACAGTGAGCCAAGAAGTGCGTGTTTTTTCTCGATAAGGCCTCTAATAGAATAATCCATTGGATCCCGATGGTCTTTCGAAGCCATCAACGGGAGAGCTGAAACCGCAAGGAAAAAGACAGACACTCCTACAAGCGCGCCGAACCCTACGTAGGCCATCAACGCCCCTCCGATCGCAGGAGCCAGTGCCCTCGCTACTCTTGGAAGGCCTAGCATCCTTCCTGTCTGTTTTCCTCTTGTCTTACTTTGAGAGTCAACTGCAAACTCTGCGTGAAGTGCAATCCAGTGGAAGGCCTTTGCAAATGCCATCAAACCTGCTGCAGCTACAACAACCTGTGGAGATAAATTAAATATTCGTAGAGATAGTATTGCTGGAAGATAGAAAAAGTATGAGATTACAAGACTGTGCTTGAACCCTATTCGTGCAATGACGTATGAAATAGGAAATGCTGCCAACACGAATGCTGCTGACTGAACCAGTAGATAGTTGAATGCCCAGGAAAGGCCTAGAGATGATTGAAGTATATAGATCGGGATGAAAATGCTGATTAGGCCTAGCGCCATCTTCTGCAGAAATTCGTATGCATATATCTGGCTGATCTCGTATTCCTTGAATACTTCCAGCATAGTATTTGTTCCTCGCAGGCCTTATTTAATCCTTCTCAACGCCGGCAGCACCATTTCCAGGTTTGGAGCTATCTCCATGTCATCCAGTTCAAGCGGGTCAACCCATTCAAGTTCTCCGAATTTTTCCTCCTGTATCTCTGGTTCTCCGTCGGTATCTGCAATGTATCCATGCCAGAGAAACATCTGGCCATCTTTCTGGAATTCTCCGCTATAGAAAGGTTTCTTCAGTTCGACTTCAACTCCTATCTCCTCCCTTGCTTCTCTGACTGCGGCATCTATCGGCGATTCTTCTTCCTCTACTTTTCCACCAGGAACCTCCCAGTGGCCCTCATCCTCTCTGTATAGAAGCAGTATTTTTCCATCTCTGATAATCAAGTTTCCGGCGAGCTCTATCATTTCAGGGCCTCCTCCGGTTCTCTTTTCAGTTCAATCATTGTTTCATCATCCAGCTTCTTGGTTTTACTGGTTACGTAGTGCTGGCCCCAGTTTTCATCCTCAAAAGTTTCTCCCTCAAAACTTCTCTCATCTCTGTACCGCGGAATTATATGGAAGTGGAAGTGCTGGCAGTCGTTTCCTAGTGTGGCCTGATTGTAGAAGTCTGGCTGGAAAAGATGGTCTAGAGCGTTCTCCAGTTCAGGCAGAACTTTATCGAAAAACTCGTTCCTCTCCTCCTCTGTCAGTTCGTTGAGATCCTCTACGTGCCGTTCAAGTTTGACAAGGCATCGACCCAAGTATTTCTGATCTTCAAACAACTGGACCTCCCAGTTAGAATACTGCTTCACTATTTCATGCGCGAAATCTCCTCTACAGAACCCACATTCTTCACTCATACGAATGTGAATAGAAGTACCATGATTATTAATCCTGCGAGGTTTCCACCAAGGAACTCAGGCCATCCAGTAGTATCGAGATCCTCTACCTCTTCAAAGGCCTCCTCCACAAACTCAGATAGCACCAGGTAGACCATTGCTCCTGCTGCAAAACCGTAACCTACAGGCAGGAAGACTCGGGCCTCAGTGACGAAGATGAAGGCCAGTACTGCCCCGATCGGCTGTGGGACAGATGAGAAAATTGCTGCTCCCATTGTCTTCCAGTTTGATACCCCTGAGGCCTTGAAAGGTATGGAGATTGCAATTCCTTCAGGAATATTGTGGATTGAGATTGCTATTGTCATTGTGACTGCGATTGCCGGCACTGCAAGGCCGAAGATCGGTATTCCTGATTCAAGCCCCATTTCGGCGAAAGCGACGCCTATTGCTACTCCTTCTGGGAAGCTGTGTACTGTCAGTACTCCTAGAATTAGTATCATTTTCTTGTAGTCTGCTTCCTCGAATGTTCCTGGATCCAGGTCGATATCGTCGACTGCTCTTCTGGCACCGATTACAAGAAGGCCTCCAAGTAAAAGTCCGAAGCCTACGGCCAGGAATTCCGAATTATACAGAGGGTATTTCTGTGCGGCCGCAAGCCCTTCCGGTATGAGACCAAGGAAGGATGCTGAGAGCATTATTCCTGATGCCAGGCCCCAGAGGCCTACGAGTATTTTTTTGCTGAAGTCTTTGACAAAGAAGAATGGTATTGCTCCGATTCCTGTTGCGAGATCTGTTATCAGTCCGGCGACGAATACCAGTATTAAGGCCTCTGCGGTAACCATGCGCAAATTTGTGAGTTGTAGGTTTAAGACCTTTTTGAGAAAAGAAAAGTTTAGGCCAGCCTAAAAATAGATTAGCTGGTTTAGAGAAAGGAAAAAGCTGTTGAGGCCTTTTTACAGCCTTTTCTGGATTTCTTCCGCTACTTCTTCGCCTTCGTCAAGCTCTGTTCTGTTGTATGTGATGTCTAGTTCATTTCCTTCGTAGATTGGCGTGATGTGGAAGTGGAGATGGAAGACTTCCTGACCTGCTTTTTCTCCGTTGTTCTGAGCGATGTTTACTCCTTCAGCGTCGAAGGCCTCTTTTACTGCATTTGATACTTCTACCAGGCCATCGAATAGATAGTTCATGCCCTCTGCTTCGTGAATGTTTTCTACGTGCTTCTTCGGTACTACGAGTGTGTGGCCTTTGGATACAGGGTTGACGTCGAGGAATGCGATCATTTTGTCGTCTTCGTATACTTTGTGCGAAGGTATTTCTCCCTCGATTATTTTGCAGAAGATGCAGTCGTCTGTCATAACTGTTTATTGGCGTTTCTGGCTTATTGATGTTTTCGGCAAACCGCACCTAGAGTACCCTTAAAAGTGTTAACCCCGTCTATTAGAATACGGATTAAGCGGCAGTAGTGTAGTCTGGCCAATCATCTCGGCCTTTCGAGCCGAAGACCCGGGTTCAAATCCCGGCCGCCGCATACTGATTTTACTTCTTCGCGGATTTGATATCTTCACAGGTAAGTAGAATATGAAGAAAAGTTAGTGGATGTCGTGGCCTCTGTCCCTGTCTCTCTTGTTGAGGGCTTCGTCCACGGACTGATCCTGTGACTGTTCAGCTGACTGGATGATCTCATTTACTCTCTTGCTTCCTGAGTGATTTGCTTCCAGTTGTCCTCTGAAGAGGTCTCTTAGGTCGCTCCACTGTTCGTCTTTGATCATTTCCTGTACCTCTTCACGTTTCAAGGCATCTACAAGCTCTTCTCTATCCATATCTTCCAGTTCCTGGACAATTCCCTGATCTTCCATCAAGTTCTGTTTTCTTTTGACTGCGATCAGGCCGTCGATGACTCTGAGTGCATCCATCATGTGTGCGTGCTCGTTGTGGTATACGCTCATTTCGTCCTCGATTGATGCAATTTCTTCAGCGAGTTCTTCCTGCATGAGTTCGTCTTCTGAAGATCTTAGTTTTTCGAATTTAGCCCTTCTTTTTTCCGCCAGGCCTTCGTGCTTGTCTCTTTTCAGTTCCATGTCGGCCTTGATCTCGGATCTTTCGTGTCTGAGCTCTTCAAGATCCATTTCCTCAATACTTATTTCCTCGTCATGTGAGAATTTGTCAACTATTCTGCTTAGTACGCTTACCATACTGCCTATTTCTCAGGCCTTGTAAATAAGTTTTTTCAGTAGAGCTGGCGGTAGGAACTCCATCTATACCTGAGAGTTTTGAAGCATTCATAGGCCTGATCCCCTACGTGGAAGAAAAGCCGCTTCCATTCGCCATCAGTCTTGATTCTGATATTTGGATAAATCGATCCTTCCTCGAACTCGAGATCCTCTATTTCATCGAAAGATACGTAATCAACCAGTTTCTGCTCTGAAAAGTTTTTGTCAATGTTTTCCCAGTCGTCTGATTCGCTTCTGCGTCTCTCAACATGGTTCTTTGTTACTGCTACCTCCCCCAGATCTGATCTGAACCTGTCTACGTTTTCCTCATCACTCTCCGACATATTCTCCATCCTCCCTGCGGAAATCAGGTTCATCCATCTCTTCGTGGACATGTGCGACAAGGCCTGGCGTTCTTGCAATTATGAAGATGCCTTTACCCAGTCTGTGATCCCATTCAAGGTCGCTCATTACTGCAGAAATAGCGCCATCAACATTCATTACCAGCGGAACTTTTTTCTCGGCGAAGACCTCTCTGATCTCTTTCATTTTCTGGACTTTTTCTCCTGCAAGGCCTAATTCCTCAGCTTTAGAAAGTATTTTTTCAGCCCTAGGATCTTTGTCATCGTACACTTTGTGGCCTATCCCAGGAATATTATCTCCAGCCTCGAGATACCGATCTACTAATTCTTCAGCTGTTTCCTCGCTCTGCAGTATTTTCATGCATTCCTCTATTGCTCCTCCGTGTGCATCTCCTAGGGAAAGTATTCCTCCGGCCACTGAAGTATTCATTTCGTTGCCTCCACTCTGTACTGTTCTTGCGGAGACTGTGGAAGGGTTGCCTACTCCGTGATCGATCGATGATGATAGAATTGTGTTGAAAAGCTCTGATTCGGCCTCTGATGGTTTATCTCCTTTTAGAAGCAGCCAGATGGCGTCTGCGAAGTCCATGTCCATTACGTTTTGCAGGGCCTCTCCTCTGATTACTGCGTCCTCTCCCGAGGAGGAAATTGATGTTTTCCAGTCTGTCATATTGTTAGAAGTTGGATCTATGTTAATCAATTTACCGGAATCTCAGATGGTTTCGGAAAGTCTCTGCCGGTAGGTGTCGTCGCTGTTTTTGAGTTCATGTCTTTCCATCATTTTGGCCCTTGCTGTGCGGGAGAGAAGGTTTTCTATCTCGTTATCCCACATTTTGTCCAGGTAGCTGGCAGGTTCTTCAATATCGCCGTCAGTTTCCTTGTAGAACATCAAAGTGAATTCGTCGGAGCTGTGGTCTTTGAACAGTTTGTAGCCTCTGCTGCCGAAATCGGCCTCAACTACTTCCTGTGATCCCTGTTCGCTGCGTGAGACAGAACCACCCTCGTCCAGAT contains the following coding sequences:
- a CDS encoding 50S ribosomal protein L18e; translated protein: MDKHADPTNSVLLETIEMLEEQEAAIWNQVAENLGKVNRRRAEVNISDIDRVAEDGDTIVVPGKVLGTGRLTKDVDVAAFQASNGAKKKIMENGDFMFIQDLVEDNPEGTEVRIVK
- the rplM gene encoding 50S ribosomal protein L13, with translation MKVISAEGKILGRLASKIASMAKDGETVRVVKSEDVVISGDKDKIFADYKQKKDRGARDRGPYFPKRPDRILKRTVKGMLPSNPSGREALDNVRTYLDVPEEFEDYEEVDVKEGDDLLNRNYVKLGEVSKHIGWKGKRGVNQ
- a CDS encoding 30S ribosomal protein S9 is translated as MTVTSTGKRKTAKARATVEEGEGTLRINSRPLHVQQKAIKERVKEPLIIAGEEIYGDLNIQVTSEGGGIQGQAEAIRMAIARGLVEYTDSDDLERDFRDYDRNMMVEDPRRTETRKPSQSSKGARHKQQKSYR
- a CDS encoding DNA-directed RNA polymerase subunit N, translated to MQFPVRCLSCGKVISQHWEEYEERTEEGEDPGEVLDDLGIEKYCCRTMFIGHVDTIDEVAEHKIT
- a CDS encoding MFS transporter, which produces MHSMFGRFRAVEVDQIYAYELLHRFVLSLIGIFIPIYIASNGMQINWVFNYILVATAAFGLACIPASYIIANIGFKHSLILSYFFYLPAFLSLRSFSLSPTLVVSAAVAYGFGNAFHWISLHAEFATDTEDGDRGKASGRLIGLPKISQAIAPLAGGFIMAAYGFHALVTASIGILVLSAIPLFASKDHRDPLEYDIKSLFDSEHRKFAGLFILRGADIAAGAILFPLFVYYVVGGEMNAGGAKSIASVGSIVFALTIGRISGRFDKKKLMASGLLLAAGVYVARAFVQTATQAFGVSFLAGLFFMIYYVPLYSIYADVAEDEDILEFYAFREFFLNVGKILTYGLTAYVVLNYSVRTGFMAAFVYATVAVVGITGYVRWIEEEDEKKREDM
- a CDS encoding MFS transporter; its protein translation is MLEVFKEYEISQIYAYEFLQKMALGLISIFIPIYILQSSLGLSWAFNYLLVQSAAFVLAAFPISYVIARIGFKHSLVISYFFYLPAILSLRIFNLSPQVVVAAAGLMAFAKAFHWIALHAEFAVDSQSKTRGKQTGRMLGLPRVARALAPAIGGALMAYVGFGALVGVSVFFLAVSALPLMASKDHRDPMDYSIRGLIEKKHALLGSLFFLRGIGSATGKYLFPIYIFYIAGGSLDAGIVGSLASLGSVVFAVSVGRITDRVDEKKLIIVGTVISAALFSARALVETSLQAYLVSFTAGLIMMIYFIPVFSDLADLAEKEDILEFYAFREVFLALGRIATLLLGIYLIKTSALGALRTTFHLAAAATFLIAFYAGWLSRH
- a CDS encoding NUDIX hydrolase, encoding MIELAGNLIIRDGKILLLYREDEGHWEVPGGKVEEEESPIDAAVREAREEIGVEVELKKPFYSGEFQKDGQMFLWHGYIADTDGEPEIQEEKFGELEWVDPLELDDMEIAPNLEMVLPALRRIK
- a CDS encoding HIT family protein — encoded protein: MSEECGFCRGDFAHEIVKQYSNWEVQLFEDQKYLGRCLVKLERHVEDLNELTEEERNEFFDKVLPELENALDHLFQPDFYNQATLGNDCQHFHFHIIPRYRDERSFEGETFEDENWGQHYVTSKTKKLDDETMIELKREPEEALK
- a CDS encoding ZIP family metal transporter → MVTAEALILVFVAGLITDLATGIGAIPFFFVKDFSKKILVGLWGLASGIMLSASFLGLIPEGLAAAQKYPLYNSEFLAVGFGLLLGGLLVIGARRAVDDIDLDPGTFEEADYKKMILILGVLTVHSFPEGVAIGVAFAEMGLESGIPIFGLAVPAIAVTMTIAISIHNIPEGIAISIPFKASGVSNWKTMGAAIFSSVPQPIGAVLAFIFVTEARVFLPVGYGFAAGAMVYLVLSEFVEEAFEEVEDLDTTGWPEFLGGNLAGLIIMVLLFTFV
- a CDS encoding HIT family protein, which translates into the protein MTDDCIFCKIIEGEIPSHKVYEDDKMIAFLDVNPVSKGHTLVVPKKHVENIHEAEGMNYLFDGLVEVSNAVKEAFDAEGVNIAQNNGEKAGQEVFHLHFHITPIYEGNELDITYNRTELDEGEEVAEEIQKRL
- a CDS encoding citryl-CoA lyase; this encodes MTDWKTSISSSGEDAVIRGEALQNVMDMDFADAIWLLLKGDKPSEAESELFNTILSSSIDHGVGNPSTVSARTVQSGGNEMNTSVAGGILSLGDAHGGAIEECMKILQSEETAEELVDRYLEAGDNIPGIGHKVYDDKDPRAEKILSKAEELGLAGEKVQKMKEIREVFAEKKVPLVMNVDGAISAVMSDLEWDHRLGKGIFIIARTPGLVAHVHEEMDEPDFRREDGEYVGE